From a region of the Argiope bruennichi chromosome 8, qqArgBrue1.1, whole genome shotgun sequence genome:
- the LOC129981689 gene encoding testicular acid phosphatase homolog, whose protein sequence is MFGKISLVCILVFLQRAFSEEDSKLLLVQTLFRHGDRAPAFSYPTDPNKADCWPEGLGKLTLIGKRQQYALGKFLRSMYEDFITTNPNEVLVNSSAAHRCLTSAEATVASFYAPKGEWKIEEGLNWQPIPVHYFPTYQDKFLSYKGTCPRVAVEVERQLNTGKVQELFQKYQAKFEAISNYTEVNVFYGINALLLHDTILVEKKKNLTIPEWADLYWDELEETSYAIFHSVTSSPLTLRLKVGPLLEDISLNMKKKISGQLPHLKVQMYSTHDVNIAAVLQALNFTNMPRPPYCATLLFELHEMPDALMAVRLLYLNSTDPLSDMEEPHILVLDDCSEFCPVENFTKRLEHLIPDNWEQECRMID, encoded by the exons ATGTTTGGGAAGATTTCGTTGGTatgcattttagtatttttacagAGAGCATTTTCAGAAGAAGACAGCAAGTTATTACTCGTCCAAAcc CTTTTCCGCCATGGAGATCGTGCGCCTGCGTTTTCATACCCGACAGATCCCAATAAAGCAGACTGCTGGCCAGAAGGTTTAGGAAAGCTTACTTTG ATTGGAAAAAGGCAACAGTATGCACTTGGGAAATTTCTCCGTTCCATGTATGAAGACTTTATAACGACAAATCCAAATGAG GTGTTGGTAAACAGTTCAGCGGCGCACCGGTGCTTAACCAGCGCTGAAGCTACTGTAGCCTCCTTTTACGCCCCCAAAGGAGAATGGAAAATCGAGGAGGGTCTCAACTGGCAACCAATTCCTGTTCACTATTTTCCTACATATCAagataaa TTCCTGAGCTACAAGGGCACCTGCCCTCGAGTTGCAGTCGAAGTGGAAAGACAGCTAAATACAGGAAAAGTGCAAGAACTTTTTCAAAAGTATCAG GCCAAATTTGAAGCCATATCAAATTATACGGAAGTAAATGTTTTTTACGGAATCAATGCTTTGCTTCTTCACGATACGATACTCGTTGAA aaaaaaaagaatcttaccATTCCAGAATGGGCAGATCTCTATTGGGATGAGCTCGAAGAAACATCATATGCTATTTTTCATAGTGTCACGAGTTCACCCCTTACACTCAGACTAAAAGTAG GTCCTTTATTAGAAGACATAAGTctaaacatgaaaaagaaaataagtggCCAATTGCCACACCTGaaagttcaaatgtattctaca cacGATGTAAATATCGCCGCAGTTTTACAGGCTTTGAATTTTACGAATATGCCAAGGCCTCCCTATTGCGCCACGTTGTTGTTCGAGCTGCACGAGATGCCCGATGCTTTGATGGCTGTACGGCTGCTCTACTTAAACTCCACCGATCCTCTTTCTGATATGGAGGAGCCCCATATTTTAGTACTGGATGACTGCTCTGAATTTTGTCCAgtagaaaatttcacaaaaaggCTTGAACACTTGATACCGGACAACTGGGAACAAGAGTGTCGAATGATAGATTAG
- the LOC129980605 gene encoding uncharacterized protein LOC129980605, translating into MRPRFPSAFSISSKHTHTHTPPKPQPTRTQALPTPPKPQPTRTQALPTPPKPQPTRTQALPTPPKPQPTRTQALPTPPKPQPTLTQALPTPPKPQPTLTQALPTPPKPQPTLTQALPTPPKPQPILTQALPTPPKPQPTLTQALPTPPKPQPILTQALPTPPLPTSKTTANSHTGITHASTTNLQSHSRHTGIAQASNTNLKTTADTGIAPLLPKPPTPTSKPQPTYRHCPFIAQAFNTNLKTPADIQALSKPPTLTHETTNSTRITHAFNTNFRNNSSAHYPRRLLYLPSMDLVNKHIANPSHSP; encoded by the coding sequence ATGCGACCCCGTTTTCCTTCAGCATTTTCCATTTCatcgaaacacacacacacacacacacctccaAAGCCACAGCCAACTCGCACACAGGCATTACCCACACCTCCAAAGCCACAGCCAACTCGCACACAGGCATTACCCACACCTCCAAAGCCACAGCCAACTCGCACACAGGCATTACCCACACCTCCAAAGCCACAGCCAACTCGCACACAGGCATTACCCACACCTCCAAAGCCACAGCCAACTCTCACACAGGCATTACCCACACCTCCAAAGCCACAGCCAACTCTCACACAGGCATTACCCACACCTCCAAAGCCACAGCCAACTCTCACACAGGCATTACCCACACCTCCAAAGCCACAGCCAATTCTCACACAGGCATTACCCACACCTCCAAAGCCACAGCCAACTCTCACACAGGCATTACCCACACCTCCAAAGCCACAGCCAATTCTcacacaggcattacccacgCCTCCACTACCAACCTCCAAAACCACAGCCAACTCGcacacaggcattacccacgCCTCCACTACCAACCTCCAAAGCCACAGCCGACACACAGGCATTGCCCAAGCCTCCAACACCAACCTCAAAACCACAGCCGACACAGGCATTGCCCCTTTATTGCCCAAGCCTCCAACACCAACCTCAAAACCCCAGCCGACATACAGGCATTGCCCTTTTATTGCCCAAGCCTTCAACACCAACCTCAAAACCCCAGCCGACATACAGGCATTGTCCAAGCCTCCAACATTAACCCACGAAACCACAAATAGCACACGAATTACCCACGCTTTCAATACCAACTTCCGAAATAATTCAAGCGCTCATTACCCACGCCGTCTGCTCTACCTCCCATCCATGGATCTCGTAAATAAGCACATCGCTAACCCCAGCCACAGTCCATAA